The Drosophila teissieri strain GT53w chromosome X, Prin_Dtei_1.1, whole genome shotgun sequence genome has a segment encoding these proteins:
- the LOC122625172 gene encoding uncharacterized protein LOC122625172, protein MYSPHIALLSAVQANDTRHNATLRFQRRATDNVYTDPRLEQLIVYRALLQHLLQQKTHYDHERELELQRLERFRCEGVNERRLQIQEQVLKKAQGMLPGIVFKMRNEMDKLKRFLDIDKDQELRQLDTALYDHCVALLNNCQSTLENLH, encoded by the coding sequence ATGTACAGTCCCCACATCGCCCTCTTATCGGCCGTGCAGGCCAACGACACGCGCCACAATGCCACGCTGCGTTTCCAGCGTCGTGCCACGGATAACGTCTACACGGATCCACGTCTGGAGCAACTGATTGTCTATCGGGCCTTGCTGCAGCACCTGCTGCAGCAGAAGACCCACTATGACCACGAGCGGGAGCTGGAACTCCAACGTCTCGAGCGCTTCCGCTGCGAGGGAGTCAACGAGCGGCGTCTGCAGATCCAGGAGCAAGTGCTCAAGAAGGCCCAGGGCATGCTGCCTGGCATCGTCTTCAAAATGCGCAACGAGATGGACAAACTAAAGCGCTTTCTGGACATCGACAAGGACCAGGAGCTGCGCCAACTGGACACCGCCCTCTACGACCACTGCGTCGCTCTGCTCAATAACTGTCAGTCTACACTGGAAAATCTACATTGA